From a region of the Nonlabens sp. Hel1_33_55 genome:
- a CDS encoding DUF6368 family protein — protein sequence MSGFTILIYFKEYLSDPSIDRIKQIIESYGTFKLEDGLNYDIEVEHDQVIYSFRVYYSDAEADEDFDQETRAEFLKKTGFVPKCYLGFMAWTDRKYNYEFISALINQVLEIEDGLVDLCGSSNPFLNKT from the coding sequence ATGTCTGGATTTACGATTCTTATTTATTTCAAAGAATATTTGTCTGACCCATCAATTGATCGAATAAAACAAATTATCGAATCCTATGGTACATTTAAATTAGAAGATGGCTTAAACTACGACATTGAAGTTGAACATGACCAGGTAATTTATTCCTTTCGAGTTTACTATTCAGATGCTGAAGCAGATGAAGATTTTGACCAAGAAACTAGAGCTGAATTTCTCAAAAAGACTGGTTTTGTTCCAAAATGCTATCTGGGATTTATGGCCTGGACGGATCGAAAATATAATTATGAATTTATTTCAGCGTTGATAAATCAGGTATTAGAAATTGAAGATGGTTTAGTAGATCTATGCGGTTCATCTAATCCGTTTTTGAACAAAACTTAG